The following are from one region of the Carnobacterium gallinarum DSM 4847 genome:
- a CDS encoding FAD-dependent oxidoreductase, whose translation MEKYAAIFEPLTIKRMTLKNRVMMPPMGTNFANMDGSFNNDHIKYYEQRAKGGTGLITLENACIDFPMGTNGTTQLRIDNDQYLPGLWRFNEVMHAYGACTSVQINHAGASAYGLRLEGNQPVSSSTIPSKTGNTVPRSLDKEEIMEIVKKYGDAAGRAQRAGFDCVEIHAGHSYLVSQFLSPLYNKRTDEFGGSPANRARFAKLIVDEVRRVVGPMYPISMRVSADEFLEGGNNLEDTLELMTYFADEVDILNVSAALNDSIQYQIDQMNLADGWRSYMAKAVKEKFGKVTITSGNIRSPQIANDILTRGDADLLAMGRGLIAEPNWVNKVATGQENLLRKCISCNIGCADHRIAKSRPLRCTVNPDVIHEDDYKLNQVKNKLSMVVIGGGTTALEAATTAAEVGVQVTLFEEKSYLGGLAHEIARLPDKKRIDDYVIYLEERAKQLPNLTVHLNTRADLRTIEMLAPDIIVNATGAKPLLPPIAGLQKQLENPNRKVFSIFDLLNNMDQFQEFEGKRIAVIGGGAVGLDVVEYYAERGAAEVSIIEMQEKLGKDLDMITRISMMDMMKRHGVHELTETALTEVCEDHFKVKRDGEEVEIPFDLGFVCLGMRAESPMMEALTEYGKVTDTAIVNLGDSKVARRIYEGSREARDIVTTIHQVDRTKPLSQLKMFSNAY comes from the coding sequence ATGGAAAAATATGCTGCAATTTTTGAACCCTTAACAATTAAACGGATGACCTTAAAAAATCGTGTGATGATGCCCCCAATGGGAACTAATTTTGCGAATATGGATGGCTCATTTAACAACGATCATATTAAATATTATGAGCAACGTGCAAAAGGTGGAACGGGATTGATTACCTTAGAAAATGCGTGTATTGATTTTCCGATGGGAACCAATGGAACGACGCAGTTGCGAATTGATAATGACCAATATTTACCAGGTTTATGGCGCTTTAATGAAGTTATGCATGCATATGGAGCTTGTACATCCGTTCAAATCAATCATGCTGGTGCTTCAGCGTATGGCTTACGCTTAGAAGGAAATCAACCAGTATCTTCATCAACTATTCCATCTAAAACAGGGAATACAGTACCACGATCATTGGATAAAGAAGAAATTATGGAAATTGTCAAAAAATATGGTGATGCAGCGGGGCGTGCACAACGAGCTGGCTTTGATTGTGTGGAGATTCATGCAGGGCACTCTTATCTTGTTAGTCAATTTTTATCACCATTATATAACAAACGAACAGATGAATTTGGTGGATCGCCAGCTAACCGAGCACGTTTTGCTAAACTAATAGTTGACGAAGTTCGCCGTGTAGTTGGTCCCATGTATCCCATTTCAATGCGTGTCAGTGCTGATGAATTTTTAGAAGGCGGCAATAATCTGGAAGATACATTGGAATTAATGACTTATTTTGCTGATGAAGTGGATATTTTAAATGTTTCAGCAGCTTTGAACGACAGCATTCAGTATCAAATCGATCAAATGAATTTAGCTGATGGTTGGCGCTCATACATGGCGAAAGCTGTGAAAGAGAAATTTGGTAAAGTAACGATTACTTCTGGGAACATTCGCAGTCCGCAAATTGCTAATGATATTTTAACTCGTGGTGATGCTGATTTACTAGCGATGGGACGCGGCTTGATTGCAGAGCCTAATTGGGTCAACAAAGTAGCTACAGGTCAAGAAAATTTATTACGTAAATGTATTTCATGTAATATCGGTTGTGCCGATCATCGAATTGCAAAATCTCGTCCATTGCGTTGTACGGTAAATCCTGATGTGATTCATGAAGATGATTATAAATTAAACCAAGTGAAAAATAAATTAAGCATGGTCGTTATTGGTGGTGGAACAACTGCTTTAGAAGCGGCAACAACTGCAGCTGAAGTTGGTGTTCAAGTTACTTTATTTGAAGAAAAAAGTTATCTAGGTGGATTGGCTCATGAGATTGCGCGCTTGCCTGATAAAAAGCGGATTGATGATTATGTTATCTATCTAGAAGAACGTGCAAAACAGTTACCAAACTTAACTGTTCATTTAAATACTCGTGCCGATTTACGAACTATTGAAATGTTAGCACCAGATATTATTGTTAATGCCACGGGTGCAAAACCGTTATTGCCACCAATTGCTGGCTTACAAAAACAATTAGAAAATCCAAATCGTAAAGTCTTCTCGATTTTTGATTTGTTAAACAATATGGATCAGTTCCAAGAATTTGAAGGCAAGCGCATCGCCGTTATCGGTGGTGGAGCTGTTGGATTAGATGTTGTTGAGTACTATGCAGAACGTGGAGCAGCAGAAGTATCTATTATTGAGATGCAAGAAAAACTTGGAAAAGACTTAGATATGATTACTCGTATTTCAATGATGGATATGATGAAACGTCACGGCGTTCATGAATTAACCGAAACAGCTTTAACTGAAGTTTGTGAAGATCACTTTAAAGTGAAACGTGACGGTGAAGAAGTTGAGATTCCATTTGATCTGGGCTTTGTCTGCTTAGGAATGCGTGCAGAGAGTCCTATGATGGAAGCCTTAACCGAATATGGCAAAGTAACAGATACGGCGATTGTGAACCTAGGCGATAGTAAAGTTGCTCGTCGGATTTATGAAGGTAGCCGAGAAGCTCGTGATATTGTAACAACAATTCATCAAGTTGATCGTACAAAGCCTCTAAGTCAATTAAAAATGTTTTCTAATGCTTATTAA
- a CDS encoding shikimate dehydrogenase — translation MTERLSGHTELIGLMATPIRHSLSPTMHNEAFAKLGLDYAYLAFEVGNEQLEDGIKAIRALGMRGSNISMPNKQVVLNYLDKLSPAAEMVGAVNTIVNDDGVLTGHITDGTGYMSGLKQANVDIIGKKMTICGAGGAATAICIQAAIDGVKELAIFNRQDEFFKNAERTVAMINEKTDCQATLYDLADQDSLRLEIASSAIFTNATGVGMKPLQDQSLITDPTMLRSDLVVADVVYVPSETKLLTLAKEQGCQTVNGLGMMLWQGAAAFELWTGKEMPVEYIRELLFKN, via the coding sequence ATGACAGAACGTTTATCAGGACATACCGAACTTATTGGATTAATGGCAACACCGATTCGTCATAGCCTTTCACCAACAATGCACAATGAAGCTTTTGCAAAGTTAGGTTTAGATTATGCTTACTTGGCTTTTGAAGTCGGCAATGAGCAATTAGAAGATGGGATTAAAGCAATTCGTGCATTAGGCATGCGTGGCTCAAATATCTCAATGCCAAATAAACAAGTCGTATTAAATTATTTAGATAAACTATCACCAGCAGCAGAAATGGTTGGAGCAGTAAATACAATCGTCAACGATGATGGTGTGTTAACTGGACATATTACTGATGGAACAGGTTATATGAGTGGACTAAAACAAGCGAATGTAGATATTATTGGCAAAAAAATGACGATTTGTGGTGCTGGTGGCGCAGCAACGGCTATTTGTATTCAAGCAGCTATTGATGGTGTAAAAGAGTTAGCTATTTTTAATCGCCAAGATGAATTCTTTAAAAATGCAGAACGTACGGTAGCGATGATTAATGAAAAAACAGATTGTCAGGCAACTTTATATGATTTAGCTGACCAAGATAGCTTACGCTTGGAAATTGCTAGTAGCGCTATTTTTACCAATGCTACAGGAGTTGGTATGAAACCATTACAAGATCAAAGTTTAATTACAGATCCAACAATGTTACGTTCTGATTTGGTTGTTGCAGATGTGGTCTACGTACCAAGTGAAACGAAGCTCTTAACGTTAGCTAAAGAGCAAGGTTGTCAAACAGTTAATGGATTAGGTATGATGTTGTGGCAAGGTGCGGCAGCTTTTGAACTATGGACAGGTAAAGAAATGCCTGTTGAGTATATTCGTGAATTGTTATTTAAAAATTAA